Proteins from a single region of Eretmochelys imbricata isolate rEreImb1 chromosome 20, rEreImb1.hap1, whole genome shotgun sequence:
- the IL23A gene encoding interleukin-23 subunit alpha — protein sequence MQSLRSHWPGALLCFLGLLAASRGRVLPGAPGPDWQLCRDFSSRVNKLAWDIEGHMSLMHLVEEKPSEDLTPKIRCSDNCDPDKLGSDQSCLRRIHEALRHYRALLGSDVFDELRGPADSPMAALQGALAQLTSLVQNGSFAEGSATPPPHSQPWERPLIQHRILRQLCSFSAVMARVFAHSAATH from the exons ATGCAGAGCCTCAGGAGCCACTGGCCCGGCGCCCTCCTCTGCTTCTTGGGGCTGCTGGCTGCGTCCCGGGGGAGGGTCCTGCCGGGGGCACCCGGCCCCGACTGGCAGCTCTGCAGGGATTTCTCCAGCCGGGTCAACAAGCTGGCCTGGGACATAGAGGGCCACATGAGCTTG ATGCACCTGGTGGAGGAGAAGCCCAGCGAGGACCTGACCCCCAAGATCCGATGCAGCGACAACTGCGATCCCGACAAGCTGGGCTCTGACCAG agCTGCCTGCGCCGGATCCACGAGGCCCTGCGGCATTACCGCGCCCTGCTGGGCTCCGACGTCTTTGACGAGCTGAGGGGCCCAGCTGACAGCCCCATGGCCGCGCTGCAGGGTGCCCTGGCCCAGCTGACCAGCCTCGTCCAG AACGGCAGCTTCGCCGAGGGGTCGGCCACCCCACCGCCGCACAGCCAGCCCTGGGAACGGCCCCTGATCCAGCACCGGATCCTCCGCCAGCTCTGCTCCTTCTCGGCCGTGATGGCGCGGGTCTTTGCCCACAGCGCGGCCACCCACTAA
- the STAT2 gene encoding signal transducer and activator of transcription 2 isoform X1, giving the protein MAQWQEVQLLEKAYLEKVHELYSEDHLPMEVRQYLAPWLEDQNWSRAAEPHSAEAHMLFHTLLALLDDQYSRFGTRTEDFVLKHNLRKSKLNLQAKYQECPEQLANVIANLLREEKAILNRGLAAQQAAAQPTSGAPMETDRQQKIERRLVETRAAVQELDREVRHLEELQDTFDFRYKMHRMVANGAPASPELARQTEQLQAMLNNLDRSRKSFWQDVLARAQELLGRCETLRDFLLEELAEWKERQRRACLGAACDTSLSRLQTWFTAAAEVLFQLWRLLRALGDQHAKLTYLHDPLETQRPLLESRLQELLSCLLRSAFVVEIQPIMPFPNQRPLVLKTGSKFSVRARLLVKLQDRSHRLEAKIILDQHPPDVKGFRKFNILTSTSKTLVQDDPQMEGLVCDFRYISLKDQRAGALGKGSKGASEGLPAVTEELHLITFTLDYKYQDLVLELQTSTLPVVIISSNNQFSSAWASVLWFNMLSPDPKNQLFFSAPPAASWAQLAQVLSWQFSVATKRGLDEDQLHMLAEKLFGLEATPASTLTWARFAKDNPPVFSFWTWLDGILSLIQEHLAQLWKDGHIMGFVSRKRERQLLKRKQMGTFLLRFSESSRDGGITCSWVEPGEKGQPKVRSVEPYTKVELKSLELPDIIHDYQLVAAENIPENPLKFLYPSTPRDEAFGKYYTERREVDLLEQKKYLNQRLIRVSSRQPSEPWLPEGMVEASPAAVGPGPDQLEVLELGTDQLELGASGLEVLEPGASTQEVLEALEQELDLMRFDSAGSNMLRGGDPYLPLPDDVPPPVLPGNTLFLGANDFPLLQVDSKDFQ; this is encoded by the exons ATGGCCCAGTGGCAGGAGGTCCAGCTGCTGGAGAAGGCCTACCTGGAGAAGGTGCACGAGCTGTACTCGGAGGACCACCTGCCCATGGAAGTACGGCAATACCTGGCCCCCTGGCTCGAAGACCAGAACTG GAGCCGGGCGGCCGAGCCCCACTCTGCCGAAGCCCACATGCTCTTCCACACCCTGCTGGCCCTGCTGGACGACCAGTACAGCCGCTTCGGGACCCGCACGGAGGACTTCGTGCTCAAGCACAACCTCCGCAAGTCCAAGCTCAACTTGCAG GCCAAGTATCAGGAGTGCCCGGAGCAGCTGGCCAATGTCATTGCCAACCTGCTGCGGGAGGAAAAGGCCATTCTGAACCGGGGGCTCGCGGCCCAGCAG GCTGCAGCTCAGCCGACCTCCGGTGCCCCGATGGAGACAGACCGGCAGCAGAAGATCGAGCGGCGCCTGGTGGAGACCAGGGCAGCGGTGCAG GAGCTGGATCGCGAAGTGCGGCacctggaggagctgcaggacaCCTTCGACTTCCGCTATAAGATGCACCGAATGGTTG CAAACGGCGCTCCCGCCAGCCCCGAGCTGGCCCGCCAgacggagcagctgcaggccatgCTGAACAACCTGGACCGGAGCCGCAAG TCTTTCTGGCAGGACGTGCTGGCCCGGGCGCAGGAGCTGCTGGGCCGTTGTGAGACGCTGCGGGATTTCCTGCTGGAGGAGCTGGCCGAGTGGAAGGAGCGGCAACGGAGGGCCTGCCTCGGGGCAGCCTGCGACACCAGCCTGAGCCGCCTGCAGACCTG GTTCACGGCGGCGGCCGAGGTGCTGTTCCAGCTCTGGCGCCTCCTACGGGCCCTGGGTGACCAGCACGCCAAGCTCACCTACCTGCACGACCCGCTGGAGACACAGCGGCCCCTGCTGGAGAGCCGGCTGCAGGAGCTCCTCTCCTGCCTCttgaggag tgcCTTCGTGGTGGAAATCCAGCCCATCATGCCTTTCCCCAACCAGAGGCCCCTGGTTCTGAAAACTGGCAGCAAGTTCTCCGTCCGCGCCAg GCTCCTGGTCAAGCTGCAGGATCGAAGCCATCGGCTGGAGGCGAAAATCATCCTTGACCA GCATCCCCCCGATGTGAAAGG GTTCCGGAAGTTCAACATCTTGACATCCACCAGCAAGACGCTGGTCCAGGACGATCCGCAGATGGAGGGGCTGGTCTGCGACTTCCGATACATA TCACTGAAGGACCAGAGGGCCGGGGCCTTGGGCAAAGGCAGCAAAGGTGCCAGCGAG GGCCTGCCGGCTGTCACGGAGGAGCTGCACCTCATCACATTCACACTGGACTATAAGTACCAGGATCTggtgctggagctgcag ACATCGACCCTGCCTGTGGTGATCATCTCCAGCAACAACCAGTTCTCCAGCGCCTGGGCCTCTGTGCTCTGGTTCAACATGCTCAGCCCAGACCCTAAG AACCAGCTGTTCTTCTCCGCGCCGCCGGCTGCCTCCTGGGCCCAGCTGGCCCAGGTGCTGAGCTGGCAGTTCTCAGTCGCCACCAAACGCGGGCTGGATGAGGACCAGCTGCACATGCTGGCGGAAAAGCTCTTTG GGCTGGAAGCCACCCCCGCCAGCACTCTGACCTGGGCCAGGTTCGCCAAG GACAACCCACCCGTCTTCTCCTTCTGGACCTGGTTGGACGGGATCctgagcctgatccaagaacACCTGGCTCAGCTCTGGAAGGACGg GCACATCATGGGCTTCGTGAGCCGCAAGCGGGAGCGGCAGCTGCTGAAGAGGAAGCAGATGGGCACCTTCCTGCTGCGTTTCAGTGAGAGCAGCCGCGATGGCGGCATCACCTGCAGCTGGGTGGAGCCCGGGGAGAAAG gtcagCCCAAGGTCCGTTCCGTGGAGCCCTACACCAAGGTGGAGCTGAAGTCGCTGGAGCTGCCGGACATCATCCATGACTACCAGCTGGTGGCCGCCGAGAACATCCCCGAGAACCCCCTCAAGTTCCTGTACCCCAGCACGCCGCGGGACGAGGCCTTCGGGAAGTACTACACCGAGAGGAGGGAAG TGGACCTGCTGGAGCAGAAGAAATACCTGAACCAGCGTCTGATCAGAGTGTCCTCCAG GCAGCCCAGTGAGCCGTGGCTCCCGGAGGGCATGGTGGAGGCCTCCCCTGCAGCTGTGGGGCCGGGGCCCGATCAGCTGGAGGTGCTGGAGCTGGGGACCGATCAGCTGGAGCTTGGAGCCAGTGGGCTGGAGGTGCTGGAGCCGGGGGCCAGTACTCAAGAGGTGCTGGAGGCTCTGGAGCAGGAACTGGACCTGATGAGGTTTGATTCGGCTG GCTCCAACATGCTCCGAGGCGGAGACCCCTACCTGCCCCTGCCGGACGACGTGCCCCCCCCGGTGCTGCCTGGCAACACCTTGTTCCTGGGGGCCAACGACTTCCCCCTGCTCCAGGTCGACTCCAAGGACTTCCAGTGA
- the STAT2 gene encoding signal transducer and activator of transcription 2 isoform X2: MAQWQEVQLLEKAYLEKVHELYSEDHLPMEVRQYLAPWLEDQNWSRAAEPHSAEAHMLFHTLLALLDDQYSRFGTRTEDFVLKHNLRKSKLNLQAKYQECPEQLANVIANLLREEKAILNRGLAAQQAAAQPTSGAPMETDRQQKIERRLVETRAAVQELDREVRHLEELQDTFDFRYKMHRMVANGAPASPELARQTEQLQAMLNNLDRSRKDVLARAQELLGRCETLRDFLLEELAEWKERQRRACLGAACDTSLSRLQTWFTAAAEVLFQLWRLLRALGDQHAKLTYLHDPLETQRPLLESRLQELLSCLLRSAFVVEIQPIMPFPNQRPLVLKTGSKFSVRARLLVKLQDRSHRLEAKIILDQHPPDVKGFRKFNILTSTSKTLVQDDPQMEGLVCDFRYISLKDQRAGALGKGSKGASEGLPAVTEELHLITFTLDYKYQDLVLELQTSTLPVVIISSNNQFSSAWASVLWFNMLSPDPKNQLFFSAPPAASWAQLAQVLSWQFSVATKRGLDEDQLHMLAEKLFGLEATPASTLTWARFAKDNPPVFSFWTWLDGILSLIQEHLAQLWKDGHIMGFVSRKRERQLLKRKQMGTFLLRFSESSRDGGITCSWVEPGEKGQPKVRSVEPYTKVELKSLELPDIIHDYQLVAAENIPENPLKFLYPSTPRDEAFGKYYTERREVDLLEQKKYLNQRLIRVSSRQPSEPWLPEGMVEASPAAVGPGPDQLEVLELGTDQLELGASGLEVLEPGASTQEVLEALEQELDLMRFDSAGSNMLRGGDPYLPLPDDVPPPVLPGNTLFLGANDFPLLQVDSKDFQ, from the exons ATGGCCCAGTGGCAGGAGGTCCAGCTGCTGGAGAAGGCCTACCTGGAGAAGGTGCACGAGCTGTACTCGGAGGACCACCTGCCCATGGAAGTACGGCAATACCTGGCCCCCTGGCTCGAAGACCAGAACTG GAGCCGGGCGGCCGAGCCCCACTCTGCCGAAGCCCACATGCTCTTCCACACCCTGCTGGCCCTGCTGGACGACCAGTACAGCCGCTTCGGGACCCGCACGGAGGACTTCGTGCTCAAGCACAACCTCCGCAAGTCCAAGCTCAACTTGCAG GCCAAGTATCAGGAGTGCCCGGAGCAGCTGGCCAATGTCATTGCCAACCTGCTGCGGGAGGAAAAGGCCATTCTGAACCGGGGGCTCGCGGCCCAGCAG GCTGCAGCTCAGCCGACCTCCGGTGCCCCGATGGAGACAGACCGGCAGCAGAAGATCGAGCGGCGCCTGGTGGAGACCAGGGCAGCGGTGCAG GAGCTGGATCGCGAAGTGCGGCacctggaggagctgcaggacaCCTTCGACTTCCGCTATAAGATGCACCGAATGGTTG CAAACGGCGCTCCCGCCAGCCCCGAGCTGGCCCGCCAgacggagcagctgcaggccatgCTGAACAACCTGGACCGGAGCCGCAAG GACGTGCTGGCCCGGGCGCAGGAGCTGCTGGGCCGTTGTGAGACGCTGCGGGATTTCCTGCTGGAGGAGCTGGCCGAGTGGAAGGAGCGGCAACGGAGGGCCTGCCTCGGGGCAGCCTGCGACACCAGCCTGAGCCGCCTGCAGACCTG GTTCACGGCGGCGGCCGAGGTGCTGTTCCAGCTCTGGCGCCTCCTACGGGCCCTGGGTGACCAGCACGCCAAGCTCACCTACCTGCACGACCCGCTGGAGACACAGCGGCCCCTGCTGGAGAGCCGGCTGCAGGAGCTCCTCTCCTGCCTCttgaggag tgcCTTCGTGGTGGAAATCCAGCCCATCATGCCTTTCCCCAACCAGAGGCCCCTGGTTCTGAAAACTGGCAGCAAGTTCTCCGTCCGCGCCAg GCTCCTGGTCAAGCTGCAGGATCGAAGCCATCGGCTGGAGGCGAAAATCATCCTTGACCA GCATCCCCCCGATGTGAAAGG GTTCCGGAAGTTCAACATCTTGACATCCACCAGCAAGACGCTGGTCCAGGACGATCCGCAGATGGAGGGGCTGGTCTGCGACTTCCGATACATA TCACTGAAGGACCAGAGGGCCGGGGCCTTGGGCAAAGGCAGCAAAGGTGCCAGCGAG GGCCTGCCGGCTGTCACGGAGGAGCTGCACCTCATCACATTCACACTGGACTATAAGTACCAGGATCTggtgctggagctgcag ACATCGACCCTGCCTGTGGTGATCATCTCCAGCAACAACCAGTTCTCCAGCGCCTGGGCCTCTGTGCTCTGGTTCAACATGCTCAGCCCAGACCCTAAG AACCAGCTGTTCTTCTCCGCGCCGCCGGCTGCCTCCTGGGCCCAGCTGGCCCAGGTGCTGAGCTGGCAGTTCTCAGTCGCCACCAAACGCGGGCTGGATGAGGACCAGCTGCACATGCTGGCGGAAAAGCTCTTTG GGCTGGAAGCCACCCCCGCCAGCACTCTGACCTGGGCCAGGTTCGCCAAG GACAACCCACCCGTCTTCTCCTTCTGGACCTGGTTGGACGGGATCctgagcctgatccaagaacACCTGGCTCAGCTCTGGAAGGACGg GCACATCATGGGCTTCGTGAGCCGCAAGCGGGAGCGGCAGCTGCTGAAGAGGAAGCAGATGGGCACCTTCCTGCTGCGTTTCAGTGAGAGCAGCCGCGATGGCGGCATCACCTGCAGCTGGGTGGAGCCCGGGGAGAAAG gtcagCCCAAGGTCCGTTCCGTGGAGCCCTACACCAAGGTGGAGCTGAAGTCGCTGGAGCTGCCGGACATCATCCATGACTACCAGCTGGTGGCCGCCGAGAACATCCCCGAGAACCCCCTCAAGTTCCTGTACCCCAGCACGCCGCGGGACGAGGCCTTCGGGAAGTACTACACCGAGAGGAGGGAAG TGGACCTGCTGGAGCAGAAGAAATACCTGAACCAGCGTCTGATCAGAGTGTCCTCCAG GCAGCCCAGTGAGCCGTGGCTCCCGGAGGGCATGGTGGAGGCCTCCCCTGCAGCTGTGGGGCCGGGGCCCGATCAGCTGGAGGTGCTGGAGCTGGGGACCGATCAGCTGGAGCTTGGAGCCAGTGGGCTGGAGGTGCTGGAGCCGGGGGCCAGTACTCAAGAGGTGCTGGAGGCTCTGGAGCAGGAACTGGACCTGATGAGGTTTGATTCGGCTG GCTCCAACATGCTCCGAGGCGGAGACCCCTACCTGCCCCTGCCGGACGACGTGCCCCCCCCGGTGCTGCCTGGCAACACCTTGTTCCTGGGGGCCAACGACTTCCCCCTGCTCCAGGTCGACTCCAAGGACTTCCAGTGA